The Gloeocapsa sp. PCC 73106 genome contains the following window.
TATCTGGACTTAAGTAGGGACAGTAGTAATAAGCGTCTAATTTAGCTTGTGCTTCTATCCAGAGAAGTTCGGCTAGACGTTGATGTAATGCTTCAACGTGACTAACCGGGTAATAATTTCGAGCGGGCCCCGATTGATTGGAAATCAAACAGCAGAAAATACCCTGTTGATTTAGGGTACGCACGGCTTGAGCTGCTTGAGGAATCAGGACTAAATCTTCACAGGAGTAGAGATATCCTTTTTCTTGATTAAGAACACCATCTCGATCAAAAAAGACACCAGGTTTAGACATTGCTGATTTTGGCGAGGATAGTTTCTGGGACAATATCAGCGATCGCCTTAGTAGGAGATTGAATCCCAATTACCTGATCGTTTTGTGGGGGAATCAGTTTAGTCGCAGATGTTGGTCCAAACAGTGCGATAGTAGGTGTTAAAAGAGCGATCGCTAGGTGCATGGGGGCGCTATCGGTACACAGCATCAGACGAGCATCTTTAATCATGGCGGCGAGTTTACCTAAATCAGGAGGTGAAGTAACTTTGAGATTGCTACAAGTTTTCAACATTTGTTCGCTCCAGACACCATCCTCTGGTCCTTTAATTAAAACAATAGGTAATTCCGGCTTTTGTCTTTGGATATCTTGTATGACAATTTGCCATTTAATGGCGGGATAAATTTTATCGATACCTTTAACTTGAGCGAGCTGACTAGAACCACCATGAATTAAAATATACCCGTCAGTTTGTAATTCTAAACGTTGTTTTTCCCCTTGCGCCCAATCGAGATCCTGTGCAGGGATATCAATACTCACCGGTGGACAGGGTTTCTTGATACCCAAACCTTGGAGTAAATCATGATACATATGGGCTGCGTACTGTTCGGTTTTCAGAGGCACCGGATGGGAAATAAACCAAGCGTTAGGGCTTCGATAACCTACGCGAGTGGGGATACCATTAAGCCAAAGGAGTAGCCCCACAGTCCAACGTTGTCCCAGGGTTAGGGCAGCATCGTACTCGCGATCGCGAATAACCCCCAGTAAATTGAGATAATCGGCCATACTATTGCGATCTTTGTAATCAAATGTCAGTACCTCATTCACATCGGCACAAACACGATAAGCCGCTTTAGCGCGAGGTTCAACGATCACATCAATTAAAGCTTTAGGAAATTGCGTTTTAAGATCTTTGAGGGTAGGAAAAAACAGGATTTGATCGCCAATTCCCCCAGGAACAAGAGTAAGTATTCTCATCAGATTTTAGTAAATAGACCGTAGGTATCACGTCAATTTTATTAGAAGATAGACATAGATTAGCAATTATGTAGAGAAAGATAATGTATTTATTAATTCCGGCCGCGGGTTCAGGACGTCGTATGGGTAGCGATCGCAACAAATTGTTATTAACTTTGCATAATCAACCCCTCCTCGCTTGGACTCTTTTAGCCGCCGACGCAGCTACAGAGATTACCTGGATTGGTGTCATTGGTCAACCCTACGATTTTGAAGATTTTCAAAGGATTATCAACGAATTAGCTATAACTAAACCAGTGGAGTTAATCCCTGGAGGTAAGACGCGCCAAATCTCAGTCAGTAATGGTTTAGAAAGTCTTCCCCCAACCGCAGCAAGAGTGTTAATCCATGATGGAGCGCGTTGTTTAGCCACTCCCCATCTCTTCAATAACTGCGCTCAAGCTTTGCAGACTTGTCAGGGTTTAATCGCTGCTATACCCGTCAAAGATACGATCAAAATAGTAGACCAAGAGCATTTTATCCTGGATACACCTGATCGCTCTCAACTTTGGGCTGCTCAAACACCCCAAGGCTTTGAAGTAGAATTACTTAGAGCATGTCACCGACGCGGACGTCAAGAAGGTTGGGAAGTTACCGATGATGCTGCCTTGTTGGAAAAATGCGACATACCCGTTAAAATCGTTCCAGGAGAAGAGACTAATCTGAAGATAACTACCTCCATGGATTTAGCGATCGCTAATTTTATCCTCTCTCAACGCCATTAAAGTCCTTCGATAACTTGTTTGATGGTGGTCAAACTCTCTAGACTTATTAAACCTCGTCGACCATCTTTTTGATTAGCAATACCCAAATATACGGCTTCCTCATTTTGACTGAGACGAAAAAACTGAGGTGAACAGTTAATATAAGTAAAAGTACTTTTAATTCTCTGGGCAAAAGTCCGACTTTCTGTATAAGAATCGGTAACTAGACAATTACTATGACCTGTACTGTGTTGATTAATAAAGTTAATTCCCTCAGAGAGGTTTTTGACCAGTTTAAAAGCCACAATTTTACTCAGGTAGGGTAATCCCCATTCTTCTGTATTAACTAAGTTTAAATACTCAGGAAAAGCTTCTGTTAACTGTTGATCCCCTCTGAGTTCAAATCCATCTTGTTTGAGGTTTTTCCAGAGTTTAATTAAAGCAAAAGATTTATAGTTTTCTTCAACGGTTACTTTTTCCACCGCGTTAACGGGATCAGGTTGGCTTTGGTGACTAGATACTATCATGGATTGGGCTAAATCTAAGTCCCCACTATTAGCATAGTGCAGATAACAATTGCCCATAACCGAGTATAGAGTAGGCACCGTAGACATATTCCAAATCTTATTTACTAAACTAGGACGCCCGTAAGGTATCACTAGTTGTATATATTGCTGTTGCGTTACTAAATCTGGCAGAGAATTTCCGATATCTGGGGAAAAATTTTGCAGACAATGGGATGGTAATCGCTCTTGGGCTAAAGCAGACTGCAACACACGCGTAATTGCTTCGTTACTATGGGTTGATTCACCGGTACCGCGTAAAATTAGACTATTACCTGTTTTAATAGCCATAGCGGCGGCGATCGCACCCAACTCAGGAAAGCCCTCGCTGATGAACAAAATAACCCCCAATGGAGTAGCGCGACAATAGCTCTGAGGAAGGTTATACTGCTGTTGTAAGCGATAAATCCTTCTATCTAGAGGATCATTGAGTTGAGCGATAATTTTAATGATTTTTACCGCATTTTGTAGACGTTCGGGAGTCAGCTTTAACCAATTGGTGATCAGTTCAGGTCTAGCCATTTCCCTAGCTTCTAATAAATCTAAGGTATTGGCGTCTAAAATCTCGTCAGAAGCCTGGGTTAAACCCTTAGCCATAGCCTCAATAGCTTGGTTTCTCTGTTGCTTAGTCGATTTTTCTAACTCGAAAGAATCTTCATAAGCACGCTTGAGGGAAAGACGCAAAGATTTTTCTAGTACCATATAATTCAACGACGATAGGCTAGCCAAACCATCAAAGCGGGTATCACCGCTAACAGTACCGCAAACAATGTCCAAAAGACAATACTAACTCCAGAAGAAGAGCGTAAAGCCAAGGGTAACCAAATAATCAAAAGAATTAGAATGATTCCCAAAGCTAAAGGAAGATAAGTGTCTCCCATCCCCTGATTAGAGCCTATCCAACGATTATTAGACCAACGCCAACTTTTTTTGTATGGATAGTGGGAAGACAACTGTTCGATTTCACAACCATTGTCCTGAACCACAAAAATTTGTTGACAGCGATCGCAGCCAAAAGCTTCGGTTAAGATGATTGGCTTCAAACATCCTTTTCGACGACAAGGACAGACGTATTCAGAGTTTAAATCAATTTTCTGAGCTTTCTGAGGTCGCACAGCTATAATATATGGGTATAAAAAATTTTAATTGGCAATATCTAGTATATCTCTACAGATTGACATCCTCCCCGACCTGAAGGTGCGGGTATTCCTTTAAAACA
Protein-coding sequences here:
- the ispD gene encoding 2-C-methyl-D-erythritol 4-phosphate cytidylyltransferase translates to MYLLIPAAGSGRRMGSDRNKLLLTLHNQPLLAWTLLAADAATEITWIGVIGQPYDFEDFQRIINELAITKPVELIPGGKTRQISVSNGLESLPPTAARVLIHDGARCLATPHLFNNCAQALQTCQGLIAAIPVKDTIKIVDQEHFILDTPDRSQLWAAQTPQGFEVELLRACHRRGRQEGWEVTDDAALLEKCDIPVKIVPGEETNLKITTSMDLAIANFILSQRH
- a CDS encoding glycosyltransferase family 9 protein, whose protein sequence is MRILTLVPGGIGDQILFFPTLKDLKTQFPKALIDVIVEPRAKAAYRVCADVNEVLTFDYKDRNSMADYLNLLGVIRDREYDAALTLGQRWTVGLLLWLNGIPTRVGYRSPNAWFISHPVPLKTEQYAAHMYHDLLQGLGIKKPCPPVSIDIPAQDLDWAQGEKQRLELQTDGYILIHGGSSQLAQVKGIDKIYPAIKWQIVIQDIQRQKPELPIVLIKGPEDGVWSEQMLKTCSNLKVTSPPDLGKLAAMIKDARLMLCTDSAPMHLAIALLTPTIALFGPTSATKLIPPQNDQVIGIQSPTKAIADIVPETILAKISNV